The genomic region GGTTACATTGGCGTTGGGTGTATTTAATAATCCAGTAAAACCTTGCAATGAAAGTCCAGTGGCGGGTCCCTGGGCAAACGCAAATTCCGTTACCAAAAGAATAATAATATGTTCCGTTAGTGTAATAAAAAAATTTTTGGTATGTTTCACGCGACTCACCTAAGATAATGCCGATTTAGATTTTTTTAGAATATCAAAAAATTAAGGGCTGAAAGTCCAGCCATACTCATTTTGGCATGGACTCTCAGCCCTTGTTTTTTGGTATATCTTGGACAGGAATTACACCTGGTAAGCTCAATTATTAACCACCATCACCCGTTCCGCCTGTAGCACCCGTGCCGCCCGTGCCGCCCGTGCCACCGCCGCTGGTGCTGCCGCCGCTGGTGCTGCCGCCGCTGGTGCTGCCGCCGCTGGTGCTGCCACCGCTGGTGCTGCCGCCGCTGGTGCTGCCGCCGCTGGTGCTGCCGCCGCTGGTGCTGCCACCGCTGGTGCTGCCGCCGCTGGTGCTGCCGCCGCTGGTGCTGCCGCCGCTGGTGCTGCCACCGCTGGTGCTGCCGCCGCTGGTGCTGCCGCCGCTGGTGCTGCCGCCGCTGGTGCTGCCACCGCTGGTGCTGCCGCCGCTGGTGCTGCCGCCGCTGGTGCTGCCGCCGCTGGTGCTGCCACCGCTGGTGCTGCCGCCGCTGGTGCTGCCGCCGCTGGTGCTGCCGCCGCTGGTGCTGCCACCGCTGGTGCTGCCGCCGCTGGTGCTGCCGCCGCTGGTGCTGCCGCCGCTGGTGCTGCCACCGCTGGTGCTGCCGCCGCTGGTGCTGCCGCCGCTGGTGCTGCCGCCGCTGGTGCTGCCACCGCTGGTGCTGCCGCCGCTGGTGCTGCCGCCGCTGGTGCTGCCGCCGCTGGTGCTGCCACCGCTGGTGCTGCCGCCGCTGGTGCTGCCGCCGCTGGTGCTGCCGCCGCTGGTGCTGCCACCGCTGGTGCTGCCGCCGCTGGTGCTGCCGCCGCTGGTGCTGCCGCCGCTGGTGCTGCCACCGCTGGTGCTGCCGCCGCTGGAACTACTGCTGCTGGTAATTTCAGAGGTAATACCGCCATTTTCTTCAATAGAAGTAGTCGCGCTATTTATTTCAGCTTTAATGGCGTCCAGAACAGAGGCAAGAAGAGCATTTTCCACCATCTTACTAGTAAGTGGGATTCCATTTCTAATTGCCATTTCTATAATCTGTCTAGCTACCGCCTCTACAGCATTAATGATGGCATTTCTGATGGCATCAAGGTTAGCAATCCTGATAATAACGCCATTTATCCCCTCAGTCGTTATCTTAACCAGGGCGTTATAAGCCGCTTGCCCTATCTTATTAGCAAGAGTAGTAGGATCTGTTAATTCAGTTAAACTGCTTCCCTTGATTTGGCTTGCTATTTCATGCAGAACAATACGCTGGATTTGATTTTTTATCGACGTTGGCAACCCGCCAGAATTTTCAGCTAAAATATTTCGCAGTGTTTCATTTTTTGTAGACTGTGGCTGCGCGTTGGGAGTTGCTACCGATGCATTTAATGCTTTGGTCAATGAGACAATAGCAACCTGAATGCCTTCAACTAAGGCCGCCGCCGCAGGAGTGATACCCTCGGAAATATCCTCATCAACAGACATACCAAGGCTTTCAATAGATTTTCTGATTTCCTCTTTAGCCGTAGGGTCTGAAGTCAATGCCATTAAGGTAGTCAGCGGCGTAACATTCAACGTCGCCTCCGTATTTGCAGCACCTTCTGAAGAGACCATCTGCATGGCTTCCTCATCCGTAAACGAATCAGTTCCTTCACTACTTACAATGGAATAAGTGATATTGGGAACATTGATCTCAAATTTGCCATCACTCGTAGTAGTCTGCTCTATCTCCTCGTTCTCATCCCTTACATAATTTTGTGAACCTTGATTCAAGTTATCCGCAAATACCTTCGCACCTACTACCTTACCCTGGGCAACGACTCCCGAAACTTTTTTAGCATTATCATTGGTACCACCATCATTTCCACCGTCACTACCGCACCCGGCGAGTAAGGCCAAAGATAGTAGTGAAATACCCATACCTATATGATTTAGTAAAATTTTAGATGTATCTTTCATCTAAATTCGGCGCGAAAACTCCACGACTTTAGCCGTGATGAGAAACGCCGTCCTCCTGTTATTTAACGTTGAAATAATAAAGTTGCCGGTCTTTCCCGGCGGTCAGCCCTTAACGGGCCTGATAACTGAGTCTTTCGGCCCTCCGACTTTTGCCGTAGGGTGATTTACCGGAGATACTTTTAAATATTTTTTGGAGTCCGCACCGCATGATGTACAGCAACAGAGCTACAGACTAGCACACATCCGTAGGTGTCATGGCAAAGCTCAATTATTAGCCACCATCACCTG from Gammaproteobacteria bacterium harbors:
- a CDS encoding exported hypothetical protein (Evidence 5 : Unknown function), which codes for MKDTSKILLNHIGMGISLLSLALLAGCGSDGGNDGGTNDNAKKVSGVVAQGKVVGAKVFADNLNQGSQNYVRDENEEIEQTTTSDGKFEINVPNITYSIVSSEGTDSFTDEEAMQMVSSEGAANTEATLNVTPLTTLMALTSDPTAKEEIRKSIESLGMSVDEDISEGITPAAAALVEGIQVAIVSLTKALNASVATPNAQPQSTKNETLRNILAENSGGLPTSIKNQIQRIVLHEIASQIKGSSLTELTDPTTLANKIGQAAYNALVKITTEGINGVIIRIANLDAIRNAIINAVEAVARQIIEMAIRNGIPLTSKMVENALLASVLDAIKAEINSATTSIEENGGITSEITSSSSSSGGSTSGGSTSGGSTSGGSTSGGSTSGGSTSGGSTSGGSTSGGSTSGGSTSGGSTSGGSTSGGSTSGGSTSGGSTSGGSTSGGSTSGGSTSGGSTSGGSTSGGSTSGGSTSGGSTSGGSTSGGSTSGGSTSGGSTSGGSTSGGSTSGGSTSGGSTSGGSTSGGSTSGGSTSGGSTSGGSTSGGSTSGGSTSGGSTSGGSTSGGSTSGGSTSGGSTSGGSTSGGSTSGGGTGGTGGTGATGGTGDGG